Part of the Impatiens glandulifera chromosome 8, dImpGla2.1, whole genome shotgun sequence genome is shown below.
attttataagttaaataaatattaaactataagtaagatagaaaaaattaagtagattaaaaaaatttaaaaaataaatatttaaaatttaaaatcgtatTGACTATCGATGATCCATctcaaccattttaaatttttatttttttaaaattttttaatctacttaattttttctatcttacttataatttaatatttatttaacttataaaatattacttttaactttttttaagataataatttattattattattaatattaataatatatataataataataatattattaatattaatattattgttattaatattattaatattattattaatattaatatttttagtattattattaatattaatatttttaatattattaatattattattaatattaatatttttagtattattattaatattaaaattaataatattattattattaatcttattattaatattattattaatattattattattattattattattattaatattattaatattattatcattattaatattattattattaatattaatattattaatatttttaatatttttaatattattaatattataataattaataataataataataataataattgttattattattattaatatgattatcattattaatattaatatttttaatattattattattattattaatattattaatatttttatcattattaatattattattattaatattaatattattaatagtattattattattactaatattattaatattattattaatattcttattattattactattattaatattattattattattattaatattattaatattattagtaatattaatattattagtaatattactatttctaatattattattattaatactattagtaatattattattactatgattaatattattattaatattattattattaataatattattattattaatattattattattattattattattattgatattgatattgatattattattaatattaatattattattattaatattattaatattattattattaatattattattattattattattattaatattaacattaatattattattattaatattattattattattaatattaacattattattattaataataatattattgttaatattaatattagtaataatattattattaacattaatattattgttaatattaatattagtattaatattattaatattataaatatcattagtattaatattagtattaatattattattattattattattataaatttgattaatattattatttttattaatattaatattattattattagtattaaaattattatttttattattattaatattattattaatattataaatatcattagtattaatattagtattaatattattattattattattattataaatttgattaatattattatttttattaatattaatattattattattagtattaaaattattatttttattattattaatattattattaatattaacattattattattattattaatattattattattattattattattattattaacattattattattaatattattattaatattattagtattgatattattactattattattatttatattattattattaatattattattattaataataataatacttttattataattattgttgttattaatattattattattattattattaaattgatttggactttttaaatgaaaagaagGAATTAAGAAATGACTATATTTGATAAACTACTTATAAGGTTAGcaattgattgattatttttattattattattattttattttattttttattttagatgatACTCGATACCACGACTTGATCCGACTTTAGATTTAaaagttctatttttttttacatttttttaatctgctttttttttttaactggACAAAATAATACTCCGAAAAAGCAGATATATGACTATATGAGTGACCTGAATGAATTTGATAGGCACCAGACCCAATAGGCACCACCCGATCCGGACCGTTTTATTATAagctcaaaataattattttttattaaattaataatttaatatttgagtttacctttttaaaatttaatcaaatgtatctttttttatttagaataagtaaaattttaaaattatatatcttattagaataaattcttgataaaatagatataagagagatatgattatttttaaaaaataataaaaaatgattactagacttacaaataatattgaaaaaaaataaaatataattttcatttattataaaatataaaaaatataatatatcataatattatatttagattattatattaatataatccaataaacttataaaaaaaaattaaaataaaatcagtcgtaatttaaaattaattaatagatttatttttctCCTTCCATCCGagaatcatatatattttgataaactGAGATGACAAGTACGTAAAAGGGAAATAATCTTGAAACAACCCATACCCATTAACCGTGGATAGATCTTTTCCGATATATAAAAGAGACAATTTTACTTGCATGGGAGACTAATTGAATCTTAGGATCTGTCTAAAGAATGTGGTTGGTatattctcattttatttttggagAATTAGATGCTTTTCTTACATCActgctttatttttttaatatattttgttaatttagtttatgagttttaattaattttaggagaatctatataatatatattaattttttacaaatcAAGTTTGTTAGGAATTGAGAACATGTTCTATCTAGTACAACtatctatattttattacataaatttgtGTTTGTCATTTATAAACTAATGAGAATCAAACCTTtccttttttataaaatagataatatttgaACTAAATCACAATTTCATTTTGCATCATTGATAATAAATTAGTATTAGTATGGAGGTTGGTGATCAATTATTAAGGAAGACAATTTAATAAACCCATCTTAATTAAATAGACatcttttttcaaattaaattgaatGATATTTTCCGTGTTGGTTCTCATTTCATATATGTCCCTACAATACAAAAATGTATTGAtggataaattatatattttttttattacgaTAAGTCATTTTAAGTCACAATTACCGTTCAAAAATAACTTGAATTATGGTGATTAAATgttttagtataaaataaataaaaactagcTTAGcctatgtttttttattgtgacAAGAATTAAATGCTAAAAAGGTTATTATGGATTGAAAAAGGTTATTATGGATTGAAAGACTATTTATATGTTAagttatttcaattaaaatagaattgtaatttttatttgtaacatgTATAATATAAACAGTATTCACCAAAGTTATATGAACTATATAATTTCTAAGAatagttacaaataaatttcaaaccTAGATTGAGATGACGAAGAAGGTTAGATACCATATTTTTCATTACAAtgaaacttataaaaaaaaaaattggtattCCTTTtgatagaattatatataaatttggaataaaaaatataattgataaatttattaaaaaattatattaaaacgAAAAGTAAAAATTCACTGAAGAATAACCATAACTAATAGGGTTAATATAATGTAGAGGTGGGAGAAAAAATACAACGAAGATAATCCAACTAATCATTTTTAGGGATGAACATTTAAACACATTAATTGGtaatccaaattttaatttgaattaaaaatttcaatttgaaatcGAATTAAATTGAGTTCGAGTTATATTagaattatctaaaaaaatatattttttacaagaTTTGTCActaaattatatatctttttatattattttcgtATCCGaatcttttattttgtatttaaggagctatcaaattttttttatttaattaaaatatttcattagcaaaaataaaattattgactacattatcttatcattattataaaaaaaaaatagctataacaaaaagtattataaacaaattaatttaacaataattttattggtTGAATTGAAGAGTTAAATTACAAGAGTTAGTTGAAAAGACATTAAAACAATCGGAATTATATTCATACCATTAGAGAAAAGATTTTCAACAATAATTGAATCATATATCAAGAATAGGATATTGATATAGTAGGCTatctatcaatttttttaggtATAAGAAATTACTGATATTTTTGCTATTGggaaatttttaaattttctgtTTAAATTTTAGGTATATTAGTGTATACccaaataacatttaaaaattatatatataatccttataaataattcaatttttgttttaaaattttgattcacATAGATATTATGAACTTTTCGACCAAAtcaaaaatcttaatttattttctccaaacagatttaaatatttattttatccttcCTAAacagatttaatattaattcaattatgaaaacctaaattttaaaaatcaaatcaaaatataataaaactgtaatattatataatatattacaaaatatcaaactaatttgatttcaatataaaagtgtttattttttcctttcaaaagtatgaatagtataaaatattcaaaaatttcaggataatttttcttatatagAAACTTTGGTATTatatggataaaaaattacgATAAACCATACAAACCCACCCTTATACTTATTTGTtcaccatgaagaaaatcattttctttaaaaatatacaataataaaataagggtTAGGTAAGCAGAAATATATGCAAGGAATCTCCTTAAATCAATTCTAATAATTGACTCAACatcaataatgaaaaaaaaaaggtcATCATTTTGAGCAGCACAGAGTTCATCTATGATGCTTTTGAGCATAAATGTCGGCAAAAATCATCGAGAGTAAATTACAAAGAAATAACTAAAAGTTAACAACTAGCATAACCATATAAACCAACTGTGAAAACTGAATTCAAAATAAATCGATTGCAGACTAAACTGTAGCAGAATTTGGATGGTGGTTTGAATACTAGTATACCGTACATGTAAATAAATGAGATTGGTCGGAGCTTACTTGTAGAACTCAAAATCAGTGTCTGGCTTCTTCACATTGGTTCTATATCCTTTCTCAAAGTCCTTTGGAAGTATTACATACCTGTTCTTCCTCACTGCATGCATTCCTGCTTCTTGGCATATAGCCGTAATCTGCAATATATTAGCAATTTGGGAGGTTGGTTCTTTCATTTGGAAGCACCACTTTATCCTATTTTCTCATCTGGGGAATGATATTTCATTTCGTAATGGGCGTATCTCTGAACTTAGACTGGCCCTAAACCAGATTCAGATCAAGATACACttaaagaaaagagttcgttGATAGAATTGCTCTTCAGGTCAATTGAGCTTGGTGAGGGCTAagaaaaattgttttgaaaatatcTACAAACTATAGAAATTTCATTGTAATAGGCCGGTTGGTTGGATCATTGATAGGGAGGCGTTTGAAGATTGCCCAATTTATGGTGTATTATCATAGCCAACCACACCTTTCATATCAAAGGTATGTGGATATGACCCCATTTGTAAACACTTTATTTCTACgtttggaaactaaacttaATCAAAGTTATTGGTTGTTTCTCATTTGGATTAGGATACTGATATGAGAGGTAGGGCAAGGACAATTAAAGAAGGAAGAATTAAAAGAAAGGTGTCATGACATCTTATAAATGGCGGTTAGTATTGAAAAGTGGTGGTTATGTTTTAGTTAAGCTGAAAAATAGTTGAAAATTCTACTATCTCTTATCTCAAGATTGTATCTCAACCCTAGTAATTAGGGCCTTCTCTCCTCGCCCAATCTCAAATATATGAAATCAGTATTATTTCTCATCTAAATCTATATCACTATACATcagataaataaaacaaaattataagtgttttcaaatggggcCTTATCCAGAAATTCAATGACAATTTATCATCCAAATGCAAgaccccatttggaaacacttaatAGTTTTTGTCGATAAATTTTTGAATCTCTCTACTAtgtttagtttccaaacataaTCTCGTCTTAATACCTTTTTGGATCATAATTAAgccattatattattaaattcaaataggCAACAGAAATAGGGAGCACTCACATCGGCAGCACTGATCTTATCAGGACGTGAAACATAGTCTTCCAAGTCAACCTCATCACCTAAGTTCATCTTAGCTGTGCACACCTACAATAccaaaatacatatatatgcTCAATGTGTAATCAATCAAGATAAACCCTAGAAAGTAAATTCGCAACAAAATCCAAAAAAGGAGACCATCTGCAAGTTAGGAAGCAATCCTTTCGATTGAGGtctatttttaacttatattgaaGAACTTTGATAAATTAAGCATATCATGTAGCGATATGATACTGACCTGAAAAACGAGTCTCTTTTGACGTCTATCAGGCAAAGGGAATTCAATCTTTCGGTCCAGCCTTCCAGGACGAAGAAGTGCTGGGTCCAAAGTGTCTGCACGGTTTGTTGCCATTATCACCTTCACATTTACTGTCTGGTCAAATCCATCCATCTGCCGCACAACACATTCAGTCAGACCCCATCATATAATACTAAACATGAGATTAGCCACCAAAGTGTCACGCCCTAAACAGAAACtctttttgtaaaaaaaaaacatgacacCACTGCACGAAATTAATAGCGTGGAAGGCGAACACTTTTAGCACAGTCTGCAATCATCTAAGTCCCACTACAAAGGAAATGCAATACTAACACTagtctcaaaataaaaaatactgaATGGGTTCTACTTCTTGTACTTCTATTATCTAATAAATGGATTCTAATACTTGTGCTccaagttaaataaaatatatagtcaCAACTTTAGACGAAATTCATACTTGCCATTTGTAACCAAACTAGGTTATCGTCTGAGAAGGCAGTAGTTATCATTAGATATTGGATCGCAAAAGAAAAATTAACTCCCTGTAAGTGTgattggaaacacttttttttcTGGGTCTGGATCGGATCTGTTTCGacatacttaataaataaattggaatctctgactaaatttagtttccaaacattttTGTATTTGAAAACGGATCAAGGTAAATAAACAATAAGTGTGTTTCCATATGTGGCTATAGTTACCTTCCTTTGTACCTATTGAACTTTGGTTGTGGTTTCGAGTTGTTTTGCCCAAGGAAGAGCTTAGCACAATGGCTGTCCTTCAGACTTGGCTTTGAATAATGTGCCCAACAAAATAGAAATATCTTCATTGTGATATCCCACATCGAAAAATCACAAGAAATAGGAAGCTAAATAATTATAGTTACTTTCTTTGATACCTTCTGCGCAAGCGGTTAATAAAGGATTTGACATTAAATGTAATATTCAATAAAGAGTTCATACCACTATTTGCTCTTCTTTTAACCCTAAGGAGGCATCAGTCCCAATCATTTGCAAACACGGGATATTTAACTTATTTGGGCGGTCTTAACTATTAAGTCACTCGTTACCACCTGCCATGTGGCATCATCTAAGCCGTTCGTTGTCTTTTTAATCCTTGTGGTTGATTTGTGTATAATTATGCCCTTTTTATTATTAGTGTGTATCAATATATATCTCCTGGGACAGTTACTAGCAAAGGAGAGCAATTTTCTCTACTATTCCTTACATAACTACCAAGCAATTAGCCCCTATATACTATAAACCCAAATTACACTATTACAAATATCCTCACATAATCAACAATTACTAAACtagaaataaatcaataaatatcttaaattggctaattattttcaatttaatcatttatttcattaaaaattttcattaattatttatgttagatAGTTCTAGAAGAAAAAGTAATACTTGTTCATACATAGGCTACTCTGGTACAAAATGAGCCATTTTAAATAGGTGTATTGGTGGTTCGATTCTGTTTCTCAATTTAATCTGTAaccaaaaaaatcattcaattatacaaaaattaatattcataatCAGACCTATATCAGAGCAGATTGGTTAGCTGGTTAAATGTTTGGTAGTTGGTTATTCATCGGTTAGTCGTTTATacttttattacaaaattattgaaAGAAGAAAGTTCATGAAACTCATTATCAGAATTAAGTGAATTTAACTAAAAACTTAACTTACATGATTGTAATATAACatcaaattaatcataaatcatcatatttcattaaatattttgattgaatcaAGAGAATGTAACAAGTTCATAATcattcattataaattataaacaataaagTCATTAACATAGAAAACAGATCATGTATtcaaaatcaaacttaaaaagtTAGCAATCAGCCAAAACATTGATCAAATTATGAAAGATTtactttattcaatatatataatatatatatatatatatacattatactCATCATACACCGGAAAggtgattattaaaaaaattaatccccaatataaaattttgagcCACTATTCTGAAATGTAATTAATCGTTAAGTTTTGTTTAGAAGTAGTGTTTCTTCAAACTTTTGTTCCCAATATAAGATTATTTGTTGCCAAACAAAAGGCCGTGTTAAGTATGCAAAACGATATAGTTCATGTATCATCGGTTatagattaataaattatattattataatcaaactGCTTATGTCAGTTTGTAAAAATTTTGAACCGCATTCTCTTATGGTTGCAGCAGATATTGGTTTTTAGCGGGGTTATGTCGGTTTATTCAGTTTAGGATTACAAAGTCAAATTGTGCTAAGGTTTTATAGAGCAGAGAACATAAGTCCTCAAAACTTATGCTTCAATCCAAACATCTCTATATAAAAATGTTGAATTCTTTATGAAATAGCCTCAGGAAGCTCTCCcaataaaataagaaatccTTACCATGTTATTTCAATTAAAACACTAGAGACTAAGGGTAagtttgataaaactgaaaattatgtGTTAgaatactgaattttaagtaCTTAATGTGTTGAATTGATCCAATGTGGAACTAATATCGGAAAAGTGATTAAAGATTACTTTACTCTTATACtaacataatttgattaatttacaGGGTTAAAGTTGTTTTTGGACGCTCTTACTATTTCCAAATTAAGTCGGAATtttttagcttaatttgagctaaatcaatataattaagtgattttaaataacaattaataaaaacttaattcaaataaacactttCATTTAGCTTCAAGTGTGTTATCAAACACAACCTAATAGTTATACCTGATTTAGGAGTTCCATAAGAATACGTTGGACTTCTCTATCAGCTCCAGTTTGGGCGTCAAATCTAGCCGTAGCAATAGCATCTACCtcatcaataaaaatgattgCAGGAGCATTCTCTTTGGCAAGACGAAAAACATCACGGACCATACGAGGACCCTATATACCATCAAATTTGAACAATCATGTCAAAAGATTCAGTTATTTAGATGATAATACTCATaagaaataaactaaaatttgagTATCCTAGTCAATAAATGTGAGTTTTTGTATTATACCTCACCCAAATACTTCTGGACAAACTCCGACCCGACAACTCTTATAAATGCTGCTGTTGTGTGATTAGCAACAGCCTTGGCAAGCATGGTTTTCCCTGTCCCTGGAGGACCGTAGAGCAAAACACCCCGTGGAGGATCTATACCAATCTGCTTGTATAAATCATGATGGGTCAAAGGTAGTTCAACAGCTTCACGAATTTCCTGCTTCTGAATATCACATCCTCCAATATCCTATTCATAAGAGAGAACACTGGAGGTGTTAACATGAAAACAATGATTTAGCAATGAAATTTCATCTAGTAATGTGCATATGCTACTTGACATCTGATAATGTCAAACATACAATTTGCAGCAGACCAGCCTAATTCAAAGTTTAAAAGACTGCATGCtctaaatgtttaattataatctaGTGATTTACTTGTAACAATCAAGAGCTGTCAATTAGGCCGGCATGAATACAGTTAGTAACTATTAGTCCGCCACTAGCAGGCTGCTCATTTAAGAAATTTACGTTAATTCATGTGAATATTTTTTACCAACTAGAAGTGAACACTTTGGTGAGGCAGttgaataatcattttaaaGCCAGGGGATCACAGACTATGGAAGTATAGTAGGAGCAGGTTACAGGGTCAAGATTTATCTTTTTCTGTTTCTTATTTCTAGTTTATTCTGTGTTAAACAAAAAGGGGTCACATTGTGCAGTATAGGTATTTTCCGTTTTGTTTACctttctatttatattttttatgttttaggGTTTTGGGTAAGAAAGTTGAATGGTCTTTTGATAGTTTAAAGCTCGATTCAGTCCTGATCTTAAGGTATGCCTACAAATTTTAACAAGGATGGTAAAAGGTTTAAGAAACGAGTCAAAACCAACTATCTACTATAGTTGAGGAACCAATTGTTGAATCAAAGGGAGTAAATACCTTACAATCAACCCTCACATCTTATACAGTTGTTTCTGAAAAGAAAAAATCAGTTAGTATTGGCAGGGATGGTCATGGTTGGGCTGACCAAAATTTACTCAATATTCTAGAATTTTCAAAGCTTTCGGGCCTTGGGAATCCTGGCACTCAACGCCAAGTTGCAGTTTCAGCGGTTAgatcatttttcaattttttctatGGCCTACACCAAGGAGGACCTGTAGACGACTTCTTATGGTTTGAGGAACCACATGATGATGGGAGCCATATTTTTATACCATGTCCTACAACAGtgatatgtattttttttgtggTTTGAAGAACCACCACCTGACGGGTTGTCAAACTAAATATGTCTTTTGGAATCAAATGTGCAATTTTTTCCTATTCTTGGGGACAAGGAAAGTTTTATGTGTAGGTAATGTCATGAACCATCAACTCATCCACACCGTAGCATCAGAAATGTGAGGCAGGAGAATAACTGATGAAAAGGGGGAGCTAACTAACTAGGCGGTTTCTATGGAAGGATCTAGAATAAGAATCTAGGAGTTTTAGGTGTAGAAGTTATTAGAATGCAATTGGTTAGAggtgcatatatatataacaccaTTATCAGTTTAGAGGATAGACTTATTGATGTAATCTATATCTTCCTATATTGAATCTTGGAGTCTTCTTTCTAAACCCTCCTTTGATTCTATCTACTCTTCCTCCCCTGAATATTCATTCTCTCTCGCCCATACTCCTCATAACTGTTGATTATTGTAACTCACAAGATCTTGTCCAGCTTGAGCCTCGTCTCAGGTCGGGACATAACTAGACTGGCTGTCAAAATTTGGAAGAGCAACCTTACCATGAGCATTTAGCATACATACTTGACTCACTGAACATCGTCTtggaagattaaatccatatcTAAAGGTAAAAGCTTTCATCGTTAATACATTAATCCCACCTGAAACTTCAGTGTTAGCTTAGACAATGAAGGAGATCTGTTCCTTAGGAGTATAGAAATCAATATAGAGCATGTTCTAGGTTTTTGATATCTTGAAACTAGAGTAGGCTCGCAGTTGAGTTAAACCTAAAAGCTACGGAACCCTAATTCTAGTTTTTCCCAATCCAAATAAACAGCATGCATCATCCAGTTCAACTATCTACAAGAATGCTAGAAATACTTACATTATATGTAACATCAGGTTTCTCCGACTGGCTAAGAAGCGAAATACTGGAGTCAGCTTCCGGCGGCAATACATCAACTAGGGCATTAGAATGGCGATGAAGTGCTACAGATGCAGAAGGTTTGAGAAGTTCCCGATTAATAGTGCTGAGAATCCGCACATAGTAATTAGAACCAGTGGTAGAGCCAACGATCCCGTTGTTCTGATCAACCATTTCCATGAACTGACCAATAACGAGTGGAACAGATTGGATCCTCTTGACCTCCTCTTGAGCTCGTAGAAGCTCGCGCTTGAGATTCTTGAGCTCGTCTTTGACGTACTCTTCTTGGATGTCGATGAATTCGAGTTGTCTTTGGAGAGATTTGAGACGACCGTAATAATCATCGTCGTCGGATGAGGAATTGGATTGTTCGTAATTAAGCTTGTATTTTGATGAAGGAGAAGTAggaaaaaattgagaaatagGCTTTGGATCATAAACCATCACTCCTGCCATTGCTTCACGATTTCGTTCTCTCTCTCTACACACGATTCTCTTTCTATGGTTAAATGACTGAGTTGCTTTATATACATTGATCTCCATTTGGGCCATCTATTTTAGATTAGGCCTGAATTGGTTCTTGAGAGTCCCTATTTATATTacacataattatatattgggCTCACTTCATTTACATTAcattgaaaagttttttttgaaaaattaccATTTcgatcgagctcgagttcgagtcgagctaataaatatttaatcgagtcgagctcgagctctagcaagcttgagctcgactcggctcaaTTACAGTCCTAAGTGTGAGCAAACTGTTAAAATTCGATATGTTTTATTcgtattaagtttaaattatatttatttcattcttaatataaattaatatattgattaatacaTATTGGAGGtggttttaataatttaatttaatattattttatctaattatttaatttatgatttattttattatttaatatttaattatgaaaaatattaaatttttaatattataattaattttgtttatttatttttactaaaatctTTAATTCGTTAttttcgaatattttaattaactaaaataaaatttaataataaaaaatatttgaattgaaataaattaataaataaaataaaaattctgtTGACTATGTAATCTAGAAATTGagtaaaagtatattatattgaagtgaaatataaattagagaaaaataaattaaaaatatatttttatatagataatttAGATAATCCTAAATTTAGTTCGATTTGAATTAATCGTAAACAATTCGAATTAGTATTTCAATTTCGGATTAATTTGTGTCAAATGTTCACCCTAAATATGAGGAAGTACTCTCATTTCATAATGTGTAAATTTGAATATTGTTTTAAACTTTacaatttaagattttttattgttaaagttatataacacgatattttattttaacgattttaaatttcattaatttattatttacagttaattttctttatacTATAAGATTATATgtatctatatttttattaatacattacgaaaatgaattaagtaaaaaaggaaaatattgttgtattttttaaatataaaaaaaagttcatcTTCGTTCACGgttaatgaaaatattgattcagattttataa
Proteins encoded:
- the LOC124911998 gene encoding 26S proteasome regulatory subunit 6B homolog; its protein translation is MAGVMVYDPKPISQFFPTSPSSKYKLNYEQSNSSSDDDDYYGRLKSLQRQLEFIDIQEEYVKDELKNLKRELLRAQEEVKRIQSVPLVIGQFMEMVDQNNGIVGSTTGSNYYVRILSTINRELLKPSASVALHRHSNALVDVLPPEADSSISLLSQSEKPDVTYNDIGGCDIQKQEIREAVELPLTHHDLYKQIGIDPPRGVLLYGPPGTGKTMLAKAVANHTTAAFIRVVGSEFVQKYLGEGPRMVRDVFRLAKENAPAIIFIDEVDAIATARFDAQTGADREVQRILMELLNQMDGFDQTVNVKVIMATNRADTLDPALLRPGRLDRKIEFPLPDRRQKRLVFQVCTAKMNLGDEVDLEDYVSRPDKISAADITAICQEAGMHAVRKNRYVILPKDFEKGYRTNVKKPDTDFEFYK